In Channa argus isolate prfri chromosome 15, Channa argus male v1.0, whole genome shotgun sequence, the DNA window caatccctcccacccactacACTGAACATTGGAAGGTTAAAAATCCCCTAGCTTACTCATAAAGCCTTGACTTTTGGAGTGAGTTCCattagaaacaaacatttttatggtCAAATGTTAAGTGAAATGATGTCACCAGAGATTTGTTGCAATGAATTGAAAAGACCTAATTTATTAATCCATAAATGACTGACAAATCATGTGCAACAGAACCTTTCCGCTTGAAGGAGTGTTTATAGTGCagatatattataaaatattgattagtCATCAGGGAGTCTTGATATTTCTGAATCgtgaaaataaaagagaacagTAACATATTGGAAAATCAAGCTGTcaattttcaaatttcttttaaaaacactttgagcTGCAGTGGAAAATTTAAACAAGGAATCAGACAAGAGGCTCCGACATGCAGCATGCAGGCCATAATGCAgcttgtaaaaatattttacataaaaactgaCATATTGACGAGAAAAAGGTCTGTAGAGTCACTTGGTCACAGTAGCTTAATTCACTGGTTAAGATCATTTCATCGGGTCGGGAATGTCCTAGTTTGTATAAAGAACTTCTTTATAGACTTTGATGCATTTAAGCGAAGCAAAACAAGAAATGCAGGCAAGATCCCTCTGTCATTCTCAGCAGCTTTGAGAGGTTAAAACACATTTGGCATTTGCGataacacacagaaaaccaTCAATAACACCATATAGAGCACTAATGCATCTGGAATCATTCAACTCTAGAGGAAGAAAGGTCCTTATCTTCTTAAACAATTCATTCATACAATATGACATTTTGACAATGGACTCACAGCAAAAAGCTGAATCACCTTTTTacacctctttctctcttagtGTTTAACAAGACAAACATCATTTTATACTCTAGGTAATCTGGAGTGTTCATGTTCAACACTGCAGAATCTCTTTAAGCCTTctggttaatttaatttacatgcTACATATCATACATGTACATGACTGTGAAGTCAAACACATCTTGGCACAGGATTACAACCTCACTTCAATACACATGAAGATGTAACGATTACTCAGTTACGGCcccttttttattaaaaaagagacGGAGTTATTGAACAGAGTTAGTGAAAGCACCCCACCGCTGTCCATTCTCATTAAACACGgacatattattatattatattaatcaATGGAGTTCAGTAGTTGTACCTGTCAGCAGTTCATTATAACTGTGGGTTCAGAGAGCCGGTTGTTTTACCAGCAGGGGCCTGTGGGTGTGACTTCAGGGGTTTGTGGGTGAAAGGAAAGGGGGGCAGGGCTGGGAGCAGTTCAGTGCATCAAGACTCATGTGGAGGAGCATCAAAGAAAAGTTCTCGACAAAGTCTCGCTGTGTCTTCTGGAGAGTAGACTGTGTAACCGATAGTCCGTGGGTCACTGAAGATTTCATAATCGTTTCCTCCCTGGTGAGAAAATCATTGGATtacaaacagcagctgtttctTATCCACGTGtgcagatatgaaggcaaactcctGCACCCAACTTTTCCgcaaacaaaaataactcaCATCTGAGGTCTCGTTGCCAAAGAAGTAGATGGTGTTCAGTCCTTCACTCTCCAGCAGCTCTAGACACAGTCGCTTGTCCCAGCCCTCTGGAAAAATGTCGAAGCTGATGAGTCCACCTACAACAAGATGATGACAAACAAGGGCATCGTCATCATTTTTCATTCACGTCTTTTTCggtttattttttaacctcACCATGCAACtgacaaaattaaatactgCAATTCTGAAATCACTACTAACATAgggcataaaaaataaatctgtgaatTTTTTAAGCTTCAGGCTTGAGATAACATCCCTAGGTAAGTGAGAGATTGTGGGGGGTGCGACTTTCCTTCATTTCAAAAGTTTCAAGTAACAAGACATAGTGAAAACAGCGATTTTATGAATCCCTACATCCCAGATAGTTACTTAGTGGGCCACAGAGAAAACCACCAGCCTGCTGAAATATGCTTTAATTATATCAGTGGGCCAaaccaaattattattttacatattttgcgGTAAAAGCATCCTAAGAAAAAGAGTCAGACATAGTCTTAAGTAAATTATGGGAAATAAAATCCACAGTGAGCATGATCAGGTTAGCAAAAACAAAGGTTTGCATCGTTTTTCTTTGTGGAAAATAACTGTACTTACTATGCCACAAGAAAAGCTCTGGTGCTATCTGAATATCAATTAACTTATGCATCAATGAGAAGTTACCTGGGAAGAAATAACACAGTGCATGTGCACTGATCACTTTTGTTGCATCTTTATTGGGGTTGTGTTACAGGCATGTCAGATGGCCTGATGTAAAACATAAGTGTGTAGCATTAGAAACTACAAGCAGCTTTGCTGGTtctgaaatgtttctaaaaattGACACATCAGGGTTTAGAGTGGGATCTTCTGATTTCATTAAAATCTCTTTTACATAACACAAGGAGCAAATAAAACAGTGTTCACATTGTGTTCGCaccacaaaatgaataaattagtaTGCTCCATATGCTGCTGAATACTTTCCCTTTGGCAGTTTTCCCTGTGTTTACACTGAGCAACAAACCATAGCTGTGCTCAGCTCTGCAAAACAGACACTGTTTACACGGTCAACAGGGGACTTTTAGCTTGAGCAGGGACAGACTTGTTTGTTCTGATAGTTAAGACGGAAAATTTATAAATACCACATGAACACACCCAATATTCAACCGGGCAGTTTCTATGTTCGGGATCTGAATTTGCACATTGTGTGCATTTACATCGTCCAGCATTGACTCTCCTCTGTTGTCGGTCAGCTGTAAGTTAAATGAAGTGTAAACTGGGAAATGAGGCTCCTGTAAAGTTCTTCCCTTTcatatctctatctctttctaCCCCCCTTTTCTaccatactttttttttttaactttacttgtCTTTCAACTGGAGGGTTTAAAGAGCCAGAAACAAAGGCAACAGCTGAACAGCAGCCAGCCAATCACAGAGCTGCTTCCCTCACACACCCTCTGAACACTTCCACCCTTACACCTTCAACCCAGGCCATCAACTAGCCCATCCCCCTGCCTGATGTTTTCACCCCTGAACCACAGCAGAGGAACTGCTGCAAAGATTTGCGTGTATAACTTCACTCAACAAGTACTCGGCCAGATTCAGCAACcagcttaaaaaacaacatgtggAATGAGTCATGAGTGAATCAATGTTCAACATGTCAGGACAcagattttaaaagtatttaattacATATTCGTATGATATGAATCAGAACACTTATTAGACTAGTGAGAGCTTTTTGTAGGTTATGTTGCTTCACACTGACATAAAATACTTATTTTGCCTTATTTGTGTGTTGTCTTATGTCTTGTAAAACCTGACGAAGGGAACCGTCAAAGAATTCTATTTTTTTGAACATCAGTATCTGTGCAAATAGCAAATACATTATGGGATAGTGAGGCCCTATATTTCTCTAACTATATTTCCTCCTCTGTGAATAATATCATttaataaggtaaaaaaaatcaatacaggAAATAGCTTTTACCTCAAATCTTCAGTCTCATAGAACCAGAGTGTCCCTTCCATTCTGCATCTTAAGCGCAGATTGGACAGAGCGTCAGGTTTATATAGCACCTATCACAGGGTTTGAGTGCAGGACTATCAGCTAACACAGGCAGACATGCAGGAAATAAACACTGAGAAAGGCAAACAAATAACTTAAAGGTCTGCGCATCCTGTAAACGCTACATTCTCAATGTTAGACTCAACAGATGTAACAGTAAAACCACAGCAAATGCCACGGCTGCACGTCGCTAAAAGCACTGAACCTGTGCAACCTGAGTGCGCAGAATTGTGTATTACACAACAGAAAGACTGACACGCGATTAACTCATTAAAAACGCTCACTAAGAATtaataacagacacacacccattAATGCAGATAGAAGGAAATAATGTCACTAGGCTTTATGCCAGAGATGAGGAAAAACAAGTCTGTTCCACTTCACTCATCATCAGCAGAGGCTCACACCTCATCCGTCACGTAAGCAAACACCAAATACCCGATTCACCttttactgctgctgtgttgccagagggagtgtgtgtgtgtgtgtgtgtgtgtgttaacaaacAGTTCCAATGTCCAGCACAAGGTCCTCTTACATTATaagtatgagagagagaggggtcttcTTATGTAAACAAAGATAGGAGATGGCAAACAGATACATTGTTGAACCAGATTGTGGCTAAACTACATTACTGTaaacaggaagacagaaaaTTAATGTGCTTGTTTTCCCTTCTGAATGAAGGTGTTGCTTACAAAATAGTTGTTTCTGGTCAGACCACTATTACTCAAAGATATTACTCTGCGTTCATGAAGTGAAACTGACTTCACTCTTAGCACTGTATTTTCAAAGctattaaatatgaatattgtGCATCAAATAAATCTCAAATGGAACACAGTCATCCTCTACCCTCCATTTCAGGAAGCAGCTTGTCCCATTTAGATGACAGTTGAGAAataagtaacctggttacttaagtccatgtaaatgtaCTGCGAGACTTTCTTTGTGGGAAAAAATCAGGGTGGACTGAGAAAACTCACACAACACCTGGGAAGAAATAACATGCTGCTctcttattgttattaatacTTATATTTCCATGATAGGTTACAAAAGGCAATTAGCTGGACAGAAGAGAATAACACAGGCAATACCAGATTCAGACATGAGTGAGTGACAGATGTGGGGTCACACTCATTTCAGAGACAGACTACAGTCATGTCTATGCTGCCTTATGCCACCTTAGGTATCAGGTATTTCACCTGTTGAGCCACATTTCCCAAATGCACAGTAATTTACACCTGTCAAAGTTAACTCAGTGGGTAGATTGTAACAAAGCACGGTTTGGTTGTGAGTTCACAGACTTGTACTGTAATTACTTGTGTTTCGGTTCATGAATTCGTTCGTGAATTCTTCCCCTTATCCTACAAAAggcatttttacaatttttctaCCTGATTAAAACAAGTGCAATTAAATGCTCCTGTCAATATCCTTGCTAAATGTTATTCTATTGTAGTTACAGCTTTTAGATTTCGTACCTTTAGTGAACCGTAGTCCCTTTCCAGCAAACTCCTCCTTCAAAGCAGCAACAAACTTCTCCCTgatcttctctctctgtggagAAAATGCATTTCAGCTCAAAGTGCTGTTGCTGCACATACAAGCCTTGGTTACTCATTTAGCACTCTGGCTGCGATCATCGTGTTCATTTAATGTGACTACGCATCATTTTATGTATGACTCTTGAGGGTCCAGCTGTTTGCATTTTGCAGATTATTGAGGGGTTACACCTGTGCTTCCCTGCTAatatctttttttccttcatatcGCCTGGCTCTGTCAGCCATCAATGGACAGCTTGTTAATCTGTCCTGAAAGCTCAGCATTGTTTGTCTTGTCCCTCTGCGCAATTGAGCACATGTCacaggacagagagacaaagaggggGTACGCCATGAAAAATGGAGTGActgatacagtatgtaaaatcaCCTCTTAGCTAAGCTGCTGAATTTGACTGCCGTGCATATTAATAATCTTTACATCGTTACACTCATGCAATTTAGGCAAAATGGCTCTTTCAGATTTAACTGCTACATACAGCAGCACACTGACAACACTGGTCTACAATTCATACACAAAGATATGAGATGGAAACACTAACCCACAGAGACTACACATCACATTAGACTTGGTTCTCATCTGATTGCATTGTACGTTAACCAaaggacaacatggactgtgtttacatgcactgagGTAACCCTGTCACTAGAAATCTATGTTTACAGACACAGCTTTGTTATCATGTCCCCCTCATTCACTCAGCTGCTTGccccatctgcagccttttgtcatGCACATTCgctgttggagaaagctgattggaaagctgattggaaacctGATTACGTTTATACACAGCAGAGAAATGGGAAATCTACAGGagaatctacctggggaaatcgGGTTTCTCAATCGCCCACCTTAATCACcagatttcacatttaaatgacaaataaaaaaatcagctttcccaagaAAACCGActtggttacttaagtgcatgcaAATGGTCTGAATGCAGCTTCAGGGATAATTGTGAGTGGACATAAACGAAATGGCCTTTGTGCGCCGTTTTTTGTGATCAGCTACAACTTAGTATTGGTAACATGTTACCTTGTCGATTTCAGAGAATTCCATGCGCTCCTCCGGTGTGCAGCTCCGACCGATGGGGGAAATATTGAGCATTCCATTCCTGAACTCAATGAATGTCCCCCTGCAGACATGGTTAAAAAGGATGCATGCTTAGAAGATGGGTTCCTTGTTAACGTGTAATTGGAGCAGAAAATGGATTTTATTACACAATCTAATGTGTAAAACAGGACCTTGCCCTCAATAAAACCACTGAGCTTCACTTTTTTCTACCCAAATCACCAATGGGcacatttgtttctgctttgacaTGTCAGTGCTAATAACTAAAGACATTCAGCATTCCTGCATACCAGGAATGCAGgtcaaacgtgtgtgtgtgtgtcctcttgGGGGTTTTAGTAACTGGTGGACTAATGGTCACACAAGCAGATACAAAGTCGCTGTCAGTATCTGTCCTCTTTTCAATCTGTACAGTTGGTTTCTGATCCATCTCGCTGACGACAATAATAATGGTGACAATTTGTTTTCGTGCATTGTTCTTCTTTCTCTTGTCCTGGTAATGTTTTGATGAGTTATTAACTCTGAGCCTCTGTTTCTACAGTAATATGACTGAGAGCAATTAGCTCTCATCGGGAGGTTATTTAGAggattttcacattaaattggATCTTTGTAAGCGGGCGCTTTTTGAATCGGTCAATCTCAGCGGGGGGGCACAGGGCTTAATGCAGATCTGATTCACATGGAACATTAGCCATTGCTGTCCTAGCTTTCTGaatctgtatgtgtgaacagCACATAATTGCTGTGTGATTTAGTCAAAGTCTCACCTTTTCTTTGGCAGCTTGATGAGCCCCATGTAGCTGAGGCAGAAGTTGATCAAGTCCTGAAGCAGCTCCTCACCAATCTGGTTCTGAATGGCCTGCCaagataaaaacacactaaaatagTCTATACTGTTGTTTGTGGTCAAACTGATTAAAAACTTTCTCCTGTGTATCAATTTGAAAGAAAACTATGAAGTTCACAGGACTTGTCAAAAATGTACTGTTAATAAATGTCATCTACTCTGCTTATGTTCTGACAGTGTCAGAACATCAAAAGTGTATTTTCACTTACATGTTTTGAGAGGAGTTTCCCATCTTTGTACTGCACTGTCCCATTCTCAGCAAATACATAGTCAAACTTGTGTATTACTACAAGAGAGTAAAGACGTCAACATAATTAAACGTCACAtaacacagagggacagaacAGCCTGCTTGGTAGcacattacagtgtgtgtgacacagaggCCAAATTTAACCTCATTGACCTTCCTGTGCCCTTCGGCCTGTATATTCTCTGCCAACAGCAGTGAAACTCCATAACTTCATAATGCAGAAGCAACAACACCATCAGCTGCGACTGTGTGTATCACATTTAGCCTCACTTGGCAGTTCTTGGCCAGAGGTGGCAGAAATTGTGACATTAGTTTGGAACACAAACAGCATACCTGGTACTGTTTTTTATCACTTTATGAACTGCAGAGTCACAGTGTAATACATACTATTATATTAATACATCGCAATTTCCTGAATAGTTGTATGTTGTATTAAGAATATGCACCAGCAAATAATGTGTTACTAAAGATAAATATTTCCCTTTAAACTATAGTGCTGTAACCATGCTGAGTTACTGTTACAGTGCAGGTGTAGCCTACTATTTACTTATAGACAAGTTTTCAacagttacagtatgtgttcaGCTGAAATGCTGTTGGTGCTGCAGTGTGTGGGTTTGGGAGTCACAATTTAATAAAGAAACTACTGAAGTTTAAATATCTGCAAAGTTTAATGTTTTGACTCTTTGTTTACGGTGGCTGTTGCAAATTCATATCATCACAAAGATGATGAAATAACAAATAGTGGTTAGTCATCATGGGGCAGATAACGGAAGGAGAGGTGATAAGGCTGAACTATAGTAACTCCTAGGTGTGTGTTGTTGCCCTTTTATACCCTTTTATGGTTTCTAATAGTGTAAGATGGATGCTGTGTTACATTGGATTAATGAGTCTGGTACCCTAGGCAGCAGGGTTAATGGCCTAAAACCTAAATTATTCTGATCCACTCTCTGTGGACTGGTGTCAAATTAAGCAGAGgttttgaaaagaaattgtGAGGCCATGCAGAATGTATGAAACAGTAGAGTGTAAGAACCATCTGTGGCTTTTAGAGAGGAAATGGACTTCTCACCATCGTCCCCCTCCCCAAGCTGCTCTGCTATCTTGGAGTAGTCCGAACCTCCCACGATGCCGATCTTCACTTTCCTCCTCAGAGTCTGGAAGAACTCATCCAGCTGTGGATCAATTTTCTGCAGAATAAACACGTGAGTCATTTCTTCACACATGTAGCACCATGAAAAAAGCTAATTATGTGTGTTGCGCTATGTTACTGAACTAGATGTACAGAGGCTTAAGAACAATGGACCTGGCTGCACAATCAGCTTTCGCAGACTCCTGCTCCAATTTTGAACATATGGTAGAAAAATGTCAGAGCTGCTCACTAGGGAGACTGAATTATGTAATATCTGGGCAGTGGTATGAGATGCACACCCACCGGTTACCCTAAATGAACCCAACCATTCAAACTCAGTGAGACAGGAACAAGGAAGAAAgtgataaaaacaacacaagttgGAACTTTATCTCCCTAAACATTATACATGAGCTCTTTCTGACTATCACGGAACAATAAAGCAAAGAGAAGTGTGATAATTCCTTCATATGAACACACTCATTGTGTCATGTGTGTTTAGGCAGAATAAGTCACCAGAGGTCATCAGACCTTTACGTGACCAGACTGGAAACACCAGTGGAATAAACAGTAAAACGTGTAAAAAGAGGGAAGGGCCCTAAGACATGAACAGGGTGTCCGAGGGAGCATGAGGAGTCAAGAGAACACACTGTGCTTTCTGTCACTGTCTGCATCTTAACCTGGACGTAAGTATGCAATAACACAATAATTAATACTAATAATGAGCTCACCTCTCTAGGTTGTGTCAAAGTACCGTCCACGTCAAACAGGCAGAGGATGTTTCGGTCCGGAGATAAACAATTGGATTTCTCCattttttgtgttacttttttgGCAAATTAGACTTGTGCACTCTCTCATACAAAAAACAACGAAAACAAAAAccgaaaaataaatatacaatcacacacaggaaaaaataaatggagtTTTCTGCAGTCAGTGgcaatattgaaataaatacaaaaggcTTCGGtgttttaaataacagtttCTTTCTTCCAGTGTGAGTCGACGaacacttcttcttcttctctgaatGCAAAGTCCAGGAGACTTGGTTCGGCTTGGTTCAGCTCGGCTCGGCGAAGCGCTGGAACTCACGCGCTTGCAAACAGCATGTCGGGATTTTTGCAATACTGCAGCCAAAGTGGGTTTTGACTGTACTTTACCCGGCAGCCAATCACAATCCTGCTACGGACCCTGACGTCACACGGTGGGCTGTACTATTACGTGTACGTGTCAGTCAACAACCATCTGACCTTTTACCTACTAGTGCAGAAGCATTGGATGCAGCACCGGAACAGGAAACAACTGATGATAGTTGATGCTTAAAGAGTGTTCGTTAGAGTGAAGCAAtgttctatttaaaatatttgacaggATAAGACTGAAGGACACAAGTGCCAACAGTTCAGGCATGAAACACAAGCCTGTTTATCAGACCCCAAGCTAAAAACAGTGCAGCCTAGTACAGCACACCTGCAATAAACCCATTTCATACAGGTGAtagtgctttgtttttattggacCTTTTCCAAGATCATACACAACTGTAGAATAATTTCATTGGCTGTGTTTTGTTGGTTCCCTTATTTAGCCCAACATATGTTTATTTACAACCCCATTTCCCGAAGAAGTTGGggagatgtgtaaaacgtaaattaaaagagaatgcaatgatttgcaaatctcacaaACCCGGATAttattcacaaaagaacatgaacatatcagatgttgaaagtgaaAAATCTatacatttcatggaaaatattagctcattttgaattttatggcagaaacacatctcaaaaaagttggaacagggtgatgttcacCATGgtgcagcatcccctcttctttaaaCACCTGTCTGTAAACCTCTGGGAAATGAGGAGAACAGCTGCttgagtttaggagaggaatgttgtgtcattcttgtctgatgcaggattttagctgctcaacagtcctgcacttttgttgctggatttttcaattgatgatgcaccaaatgttttctattggtgaaaggtctggactgcagacaggccagttcagcacccggactcttcttttgtgaagtcatgctgttgtgatggatgttgtatgtggtttagcattgtcttgctaaaatATCCAAGGCCTTCCGTGAGAGAGTAGTTGTCTGggtgggagcatatgttgctcaaAAACCTCTAAGTTCTTTttagcattgatggagcctttcctgATGTATAATGTCCCTTTGTTATGAGAACTTATTCTCCCCCagaccatcagagatgcaggccaTTGAACTGTCTgttgataacaagctggatggtcccactcctctttagtccgcaggatATGACgtccatttttttccaaaaataatttcaatttttgtttcatctgaccacagaacatttttctgttttgtctcagatcattttaaatgagctttggcccagagaacacaagGGCGTTTCtcgatcatgttcacatatggcttcttctttgcatgatacagctttaacttagatttgtggattgcacagagAACTGTGTTCATGGACAGCGTTTTCTGgaatgttcctgagcccatgcattGATGTCCATTAGAGAATCGTTCctgtttaatgcagtgctgaCTGAGGACCCAAAGGTCACGTGCATCCagtttgacctttggccttttcCCATGTGCACAGAGAAATCTccagattctctgaatcttttgatgatattatagaTTGtggatggtgggatcttcaaagtctatgcaattttatgttaagaaatgtttttctgaaattgttcaacAGATTTTAGAGGCAGTTTGTAAcaaattggtgaacctctgcccatctttacattagagaagctctgcctctctgaaatgcttcttttacACCCAgttatgttactgacctgttgccaattaacctttTGTTGACCctgatttttatattaaatgtgttgctgcgataaaattctaaataatattttccatgaaatggtacaatttctcagttctaatatgttgcttatgttctattgtgaataaaatatggattgataagatttgcaaatcattgcattcccattttatttacgtttaaacatcctcccaacttttgtggaattggggttgtaaatttggtggacaaaaaaagagaaacacctTTCAGTATAATGCAATTCTACAAACTAAAGAATCCAAAAACGATACAGTTGC includes these proteins:
- the LOC137100141 gene encoding phosphomannomutase 1, coding for MEKSNCLSPDRNILCLFDVDGTLTQPREKIDPQLDEFFQTLRRKVKIGIVGGSDYSKIAEQLGEGDDVIHKFDYVFAENGTVQYKDGKLLSKHAIQNQIGEELLQDLINFCLSYMGLIKLPKKRGTFIEFRNGMLNISPIGRSCTPEERMEFSEIDKREKIREKFVAALKEEFAGKGLRFTKGGLISFDIFPEGWDKRLCLELLESEGLNTIYFFGNETSDGGNDYEIFSDPRTIGYTVYSPEDTARLCRELFFDAPPHES